The Loxodonta africana isolate mLoxAfr1 chromosome 1, mLoxAfr1.hap2, whole genome shotgun sequence genomic sequence ttctcagaatggtggtacATACTAATTAGGTTGTGCTGTCATCTGGAACGCCACTGACGTCCAGGAGGGGGTCCTCTACATCACTACATCGTCCTCTtcctggggggcggggggcgacggctaaggaaggtcaaacaggGATCACACTTTGTTTCTCTGCACATGTGGAGCCTGTATAAAGGGGGAAGGAGCTAGAGAAACACTATGGAGAGGGTAGTAATTCACGGGTTGTTTTAATCTTATTTCATATTGGCAGAGTGTGGTTCTTGTTTATTCAGCTTTTAGATGGTAGTCTTTTAACAGCTgttttgttctgccagcacagttaaccctatctgtctcatagAGTGCTTTCCAATGAATGTTCAATGTAGCCATGCTGTCCACCCTGACATGGACCAAACTTTGAGAGAATGATAAAATGCTTCTCAGGTGACACTTTGATAGGAAGCCCATTGATGAATGTTTACCATTTTGTATTATGACAATTAGCTTGAAATAAATGAAGTTgtattataaactatattattaaTTAATTTTACTACATAACACAGTTACTATTTTACTATGGAtcaatatattttaatgtattttcaagAACAGAGTGTCCATATTGGTGCATACTTGCTAAGTATCATTCTTGCCTAAAACCATCATCAAGAATATCAGAAACATGACACACTTTGAAAGAGAAACATTTAACATGAAATTTGGGGAATTAAGggatgatttaggaaataatattaagccattatttcctgtccttgagcatgtgacccagctggagctggctCATAAGGagtcacaaggacacatcaatggggccctgaggtataaagacaatagataggataatcttgaaaaatatcttttagggaaactttcacagaaggcagaacacaaaagactttccacccttatctttttctcttaacatttagggaaaagaaatttgttggaccaatgaagaccccccaactgtccttactgaaacctgtatcAATGATTAACAAAGCCAATTCAAAATGTAAGgtgacagtttctagccaatctgtgaaaaggtgaagatttcaatggttttgcccatttgtaatattaatatatactgatgactgttACCTTCCtaagactcgggcagacatggctgtggtagCATGCTTGCCTGTTTCCCCATTCTTGCTTACCctataatatttccttggactcaggcaggcatagctctggcaacatgctttgtccacttctcaacttttgtccttttgaatatatgctgaataaaactttctttttgctttactaaagtTGGAGATGTTTTTTCCCCTACGACAGTCTCTAGCCAGCAGGATGAATTAAGTTCCCAAAAAGAAGGGTACCAAAAGCTTGAACCTTAGAGCTTAATATTTTTGATAAATGAACTTgtattccctcctccctcccccccccattaCTGAGACACCAGTTTGGGGTTCATATTGAAAATTGCTATAAATTGAGTATACCAGAAGTAATTTGTAATTTCAGTGACCATTTTGGGAAAATGACCTTTCATTTGTGTTGTCCTTTCTTTCCACTTCAGAGAACTTACGCTTGATACTCAGGTTTTGTCAAAAGGTATAATATTCCTCCATCTGAAGCTCTGGCAAGTTTATAAGCTTTAtttagaaccttttttttttttccattgaattgagTAGGTCTTACCAAAAATTGCTATATATACTTGTAGAAACTAGGATCCTTGTTTTGTATGGCATTGTTTAGAGAGTTTATGTGATCTTTCTGTCTGCTTTTGTTCTAagagcttgcttctggtctagaGTGCTGCGCCTAAGTTTCTGTCTTATATCAGGTTAGAGGCCATGGCTTagaattgctgttttttttttttttatatatatatatatataatttttattgtgctttaagtgaaagtttacaaatcaagttactctctcacccaaaaacccatatacaccttgctacacactcccaattactctctgcctaatgagacagcccggtgtctccctccactctctcttttcgtgtccatttcgccagcttctaaccccctccaccctctcatctctcctccaggcaggagatgccaacatagtctcaagtgtccacctgatccaagaagctcactcctcaacagcatccctctccaacccactgtctagtccaatccaggtgtgaagagttggcttcgggaatggtttctgtcctgggccaacagaaggactgggggccgtgaccaccagggaccttccactctcagtcagaccattaagtctggtcttatgagaattcggggtctgcatcccactgctccctcaggggttctctgttgtgttccctgtcagggcagtcatgggttgtagctgggcaccatctagttcttatggtctcaggatgatgtagtctctggttcttgtggccctttctgtctcttgggctcctaatcaccttgtgtccttgttgttcttcattctcctttgatccaggtgggtttagaccaaatgatgcatcttagatggctgcttgctagcgtttaagaccccagactccactcttcaaagtgggatgcaaaatgttttcttaatagattttattatgccaattgactttaaAATGCTGATGTACATTGAGTTTACTCACTTTGACAGTGCAATTAATGAGAACATTgctcttaagatcctggtgaagaaccagatggtatccggtggaaaaccagcactgtGAGTTTAAAGAACCTGCCATGGTCGCCATCCATGAGCTCAACTAAGTACAGATATTAATCATCAATGTGATATCTCTAATCTccgatcaaaaggagggaatgatttagGAAACAATATTAGACACATTATTTCCTGTCCTGAGCATAGAGAatatgacccagctggagctgggctcacaaggactcacaaggacatcaactgggccctgaggtataaagacaatagataggataatcttggaaagtatcttttagggaaactttcacagaagccagaacacaaaagactttccattcttatctttttctattaacatttagtgaacagaaatttgttggaccaaggaagaccctcctgactatccttactgaaacctgtaccaatgattgttaagacaattcaaaatgtaggatgacagtttctagccaatctgtgaaaaggtgatgctttcaattttttttgcctACTTGTAATGTTAATTTATACTGATAACTCTTTAACCTTCCTTGGACTTGGATAGACAAGGCTGTACCAGCaagcttgtccattttcccacttttgtctattctggactttccttggacttggacagacatggctgtggtagcatgcttgtctgttttcccattcttgcttagtctgtaatatttccttagactcaggcagacatagctctggcaacatgctttgtccgcttctcaacttttgtccttttgaataaaaaaaaaaattttttttgaatacgtgccgaataaaactttctttttgctttactaaagttggagatttttttcccctacaacagggACAAGAATGCATTATTACAGAAATTTTGAATAAACCTACTgcaattattatatatataaaaataggtAAATAATTTCATTTGATATCTACCATCTTTCACTTGGAACTGAAAACCCTCCTCATCAGGTTACCTAATGCCCCCTTCACATCCTTATTCCTAAGGGCGTAGATGAAGGGGTTGAGTGTAGGTGTCACCACTGCATAGAAGAGAGCCATGAACTTGGGCTGGTCCCCTGTGATGGAAGAGGCAGGCTGAAGGTACATGCTAATGCCTGGGCCATAAGATaataaaactactatgagatgtGAAGAACATGTCCCAAAGGCCTTTTTTCTTCCCTCCGAAGACTTAATCTTCAGCATAACATGCCCAATACAAGCATAGGAAGCAAGAATTAGGCAGAGTGGAACAGCTAATATAAAAATGCACACCACAAAGAGTGTGAGCTCATTAGTACTCTTTTCACCACAGGCAATCTTTATCAGAGCAGAAATCTCACACAAGTGATCCAGTTTGTTGAGACCACAGAGTGGTAACTGTAATGTAACCGCAGCATCTGAGACAGCAGAGATGATTCCACTCAGCCACACAATGGATACTAGTAGGACACAGATTCGCCAATTCATGTTTAGGGTGTAGTGAAGTGGcctgcagatggccacatagcgatccAAGGACATAGCAGCCAAGAGCAGACATTCTGTGCCACCCATTGTGTGAAAGAAATATAACTGAACTGTACAGCCCATGTAACTGATGGTCTTTTTAGAGCTTCCCAGGTTAACCAGCATCTGAGGGACAATGCTTGTGGTATAACACATGTCCAAAAAGGAGAGGTTGgtgaggaagaaatacatggggcTGTGGAGCCTGGGGTCTAACTTGGACACCAGAATGATGGCGATGTTTCCCATCATGGCCATAGGGTATGTTATCAGAAGAATAACAAAGACAGGTTTCTCCGTCCAAGGGCGGTCAGTGAAGCCTAGTAGAATAAATTCCTCAGGGTGGCTTGTGTTAATTAGTGCCATTGTCTTTATTTCAGCTGCAGTAGGAAGTGGCAAGGAAGATGGAAAGTTAGGAACAGTGGTAAAACATGATTATTCATTGATCACGTGTTCATAGACGATGGAGTGCAGTAGTAACGTGAGGATGAAATAATAAGGGTTCTGGCGCCATGTGGCCTAATTTCCCTTCATGACACTACAAATTAAAGGCAGTCATTTTAAACAACCTAACCATTTTAAAACAGAATTTCCTCCTTTGTAAGATAACACTAATTATCTCCTTGGGTTGGGATGAGGATCTAAAGGAAAATAGATGTGACTGTGTTTTGGAAACTCcagagcaatggttctcaaacttcggCTGGTATAAAAACTCAGGTAAGGTGgctgttaaaatgcaaattattaGTTTTTATATCCAGCTGTCTGATAGTCAATATGTCACAGGGCTCAGAATTCATGTAActcatttacagaaaaattgctgaAAAAGCAGTGACAAGAAGAGTAAAGATATTGAGGTAGCTACAgtaggaggagaaggaggagaaatcCTGGAGATAAGAGTTATCAGGATAGCCCTGTCCATCCCCACTTAGTTAGCTGACTAACTATGTCATCTCTATAGGGAGTAAGAAGGCTTGCTTTAAACCCATCTTAGCTATGTGGAATGGAGCTAGAACCAAAACACTTTTAGCTTTAATTTTTTCAAGTATAAAATGAGAGAACTGAACATACCCAAGAATTTGTTTTCAGGTGTATATTTTCTTGTGTGACTATTGAATTCAAATATTGGGTATTTGATCTTTCATGTTAAATTTAGCTAATTTATCTATTGTATAGGGATTTTCTTCTTTGGAGTGAGCTTATTATCCTGTCATATATAAAAGTTTGCAAATATATATTTAACTCCAGGGAACTGCTGTCAGGAGAAAAGTCTATATCCTACTTAAGGCTCAAACTTATTCCAGTCCAgaaatattttttacatttttgggACATTCCTTTGTTTGTTTAGCTAAAATGTAcattaacacaacaaaattaACCAGACAAGTGAAGAATAATTTTGAGAAAGGTTAAGTAGGTAATGAGGCTTTTTTGTTCATAATGTGCGTTTTATGAAATCCACAATCTTCCCTAAAATGGCATATATTCAGAAATACAGATGGGAAGTTAAAATAGTGCACCCTAGTGACAAAATTCTGAGTTACTCTCAATTAGTGATGTAAAGGTAACAGATTACATTTGTAGGGTTACAAAATACTGTTTTCAGATTCTATTTTATTACATCTTCAGAGCCGCCTTGTGAAGGGTCACATAAAGCTTCTGAGGGCTAAGATGGGAATACCTTTGTTTACACACTATCTAGGCTAGTAgtgtaaaataacaataataaaacagcAAAAATTCTAGTTAAGCCTTAATAATTCATTTTATGCCAAACACTGCAATACACTTTTTACATGCATTAACTCATGTAGTTCCCACCATCAAACCGTATGACACAGGAATTTTTAGGACCCATATTTTAGGATGTTGTTAATTATTGCATCctaagtttataaaaaaaatttttttttaccaagtttATAGTCTGCTAATAAGTAGAAAGTGTCTAAAGATGAAAAACTAATACCTTAAATGAGGCATTGAGGTAATGAGACTAAAAATTCAGAGCTTGAAAATTCCTTAGAAAGCATCTCTACTCCCGGGATGTTTACCGAATGAATCTTGCCCCTTACACTCTAATTTGACCTTGACGTTATGCAAAATGTTACATGAACATATAGAATTTTAAAACATGTTGTGAGTAAAGTTCTTTTACAGGTGAAAATTCTATGCCGTAGGTGGCATATGAAATAAAACTATGGTGTGAATTACATTGATCATTAAAATTAACATTCTAAAAATTCCAATCTCCCTGTGTTATTAAAAAATTGACTAAAATTATCTATGGCCTATTCTTTTAACTTTATATTCACCTTTTCATATTTTTCAATCATGAATCATTCTTCAGTCTTTTAAAGATTAATATTTGATTGCCCATGAATTCATCTAATGTAACTCTATGACAGTATGCATTCAAATCTGTAACTCTAGGGACAGTATTATGTAATTCTAATGTGTGTAACTCTATGTAGATATAACATTAATGATGGTATTCATTCACGTACACTTTCAGCAATTTTGTTTAATTTGTGTTAGTTGGGAATTTGTTTATATTGTTTGCCGAATTAAGGGTAGTTTTGTTCATGAATAGTGACTACCCCAGAGCCTCCTTCATGAAGCTTGTAACTTTCCACAAATGAGGAATTTCTCTGGATATTTCTACAGTGTTGCCACAGCAGGTGGTCCTAATGTATCAGATTTACTGTTGAAATATATGGTTAAACTCCATAATTCTATACTTAGGTTTCTTTTAAGTCATTCTCGTGATATTTCATCACTGCTAGTTCTTGGACCCCATGACATTTGGATCTCCCACTTCCTGTGATTTTCCATCCCTATGTTGCTATGCAGAAATATATTTATCTACAGTTGTTTAAAGTCCCTTTAATAAAATGCCATGATTCATTGTTTTTGATATCTTCTTTGCATCTCTGCTCACATTTTCATTCTAGCATATCTTATTCTTACAACTTTTTCTTCACACATAGTCATAGTATTTACAGCTCATTTTAGTTTTAGATACAGTAGAAGGTCataagaagaaacaaaattatGTCTATCTGACACCAAACCACCTGGATGAAACGCATAGACAGGTCAATCCATTAAATTCGTACTATACATTTTGAAAAGTTCACAGAATTGAATGAGGGCTTTATACTTCATTCAGGTGTTTGACATCTATCAGATACAGTGTTTGATGAAATTTAAATGCTTTTTAGATTGTTCTTagtgagaaagaaagggagagagacagacagacagacatacagagaaagagagggagagattaATTTATTACAAAGGGAAAGCCAGTTGCTTCCCAGCCACAGAACTAAATATTCCTAAAGTTTAGGAAAAACCTCTGAAATATTCTCTGTTTTTACATGTAAATCAGGCACTCTGACCTACATACATTCCAACCTTTCCTAAGAATGCATGACATTTTAAagtatcaaaaaaatttttttaacttaccttattttaagaaatatcattcaatgaaaaggaattatgaaaggatacatttaaatttttaaaaagtttgtagAAGGAGAAACTGTCCTACACAGATGTATATCTAAGAATCAGCTTCAGACTGTGAGTTTTTCAGTTGATAGGACTCCAAAGAGAGAAAAGCATGGGTTAGGAACGTAATAGTAGGTAGTATCAGGGATGCCTTGCTACTATGTTATTTGTACTCTATTCCTAAGGCCTCTGGGCATTGTTTTCAAcaagttatttatcttttttttttttatcgttatTCCAGATGGATTAGCACAAAAGTTCCTTGGGACAGAGCTCTCTGAATAGATGCTGTGTTCAATTAGTCACCTACTGCACTGAGACTGGTAGCAAGTCCTTTGATTATTAGATTTGTTTTgcaataatcatttttttttaatttttattgtgctttaagtgcaagtttaaatcaagtcagtctctcacacaaaaatttatatacaccttgctacatacacccaattgctctccccctaatgagacagcctactccctcccttcACTCTCCCTTCacgtccattctgccagcttttaAGCTGctataccctctcatctcccctccagacaggagatgccaacatagtttcaagtgtccacctcatccgagaagctcactcctcaccagcatctctctcattttttaaaaagcaaacacttggttactaattttaaaaagtttcccCTAAGGTTAGAGTTTACTTGAATAAATCATTTTGGGGTACTTAAATGTAAGTTCCTTAAATATTTTACTTCATTCATTCTTAGAATATCTTACATGATACTCAATTATTTCTATTCATATtattaaaggaaataaagatgAGTTGAAAAGGGGAGACACTGGCAAAAAATCAAAGTTTGATTTCTACAATGAGCAGGCCAAATGGTGGAGATAAAGGATACAGAAAAATAAGTAATTGGTATATGCTATAATAAtgtgaggatccctggtggcacaatggttaaatgctcagctgtcaatcaaaaggttggtaggtcaaacctacccaatggctctgcaggagaaagacctggtcgtctgttcttgtaaagtttcagcttaggaaactctctgtgaggcagttcttctctgtcctatagggtctctacaagtcagAATAGATGCGATGGCACACGACAACATCTGATAATGTAGATACACCAATTATAAAGAGTAGGATAAAGAAGAAAGTAtatggaaagaagaaaaacttcaCAGATTAGGTATTAACTAGAGTTAAAaggaaataatttggaaatgaatGCTGGGTAAGTAAGGGGAAGgagattattaataataatagtgcTCATACTAGAACACTGA encodes the following:
- the LOC135232980 gene encoding olfactory receptor 2B11-like, translating into MALINTSHPEEFILLGFTDRPWTEKPVFVILLITYPMAMMGNIAIILVSKLDPRLHSPMYFFLTNLSFLDMCYTTSIVPQMLVNLGSSKKTISYMGCTVQLYFFHTMGGTECLLLAAMSLDRYVAICRPLHYTLNMNWRICVLLVSIVWLSGIISAVSDAAVTLQLPLCGLNKLDHLCEISALIKIACGEKSTNELTLFVVCIFILAVPLCLILASYACIGHVMLKIKSSEGRKKAFGTCSSHLIVVLLSYGPGISMYLQPASSITGDQPKFMALFYAVVTPTLNPFIYALRNKDVKGALGNLMRRVFSSK